One window of the Chelonoidis abingdonii isolate Lonesome George chromosome 3, CheloAbing_2.0, whole genome shotgun sequence genome contains the following:
- the RWDD2A gene encoding RWD domain-containing protein 2A, protein MHFSTCRSNFMFLFFSFPLNLKVKVDLHVSLPHSYPHSAPQLFARSNALDRQNQLQLNKHLTSHISSLDLGELCVCAAVQWVRDNSASYFQNSNIAFETAPEEKAVKIFFHRMWIYSHHIYRQELKKKIFDCAKQLNLTGFCLTGKPGIICVEGLKENCEEFWHVIRYPNWKHISFKHVESMETEGNGDKLHLFRTFEDLQFQAHGDYGLRNDYHMDLGQFLEFLKQHQSEHIFQILFGVEGKHSDNQVHN, encoded by the coding sequence ATGCATTTCAGTACTTGTAGATCTAATTtcatgtttctctttttttccttcccccttaaTCTTAAGGTGAAAGTAGACTTGCATGTATCCTTGCCTCACAGCTACCCTCATTCAGCACCGCAACTATTTGCAAGATCAAATGCACTAGACAGACAGAATCAACTGCAGCTCAATAAACATCTCACTTCTCACATCAGTTCTTTGGATTTAGGTGAACTGTGTGTATGTGCAGCTGTGCAGTGGGTACGAGACAACAGTGCATCTTATTTCCAAAACAGTAACATTGCTTTTGAAACTGCTCCAGAAGAAAAagcagtaaaaatattttttcatcgtATGTGGATCTATAGCCATCATATATATAGACaggaactgaaaaagaaaatctttgaTTGCGCAAAGCAATTAAATTTGACTGGTTTCTGCTTAACAGGGAAACCTGGTATCATCTGTGTGGAAGGGCTCAAAGAAAACTGTGAGGAGTTCTGGCATGTTATTAGATATCCTAACTGGAAACACATTTCCTTCAAACATGTTGAGAGTATGGAAACTGAAGGAAATGGGGATAAGCTTCATCTCTTTCGTACTTTTGAAGATTTACAGTTCCAGGCACATGGTGATTATGGACTCAGGAATGACTATCACATGGATCTTGGCCAATTCTTAGAATTCCTTAAACAGCATCAAAGTgaacatatttttcaaatattatttgGTGTTGAAGGCAAACATTCAGACAATCAAGTGCATAACTAG